One Neochlamydia sp. AcF84 genomic window, TACCCTATCTACGATTTCTCCGGCTTCTGCGCTTTTAATCAAGAAGATTTATCAATAGGTAACTCTAATAGACGTTTTTTCGAGGTCTCTCACTTTACCCCTTTGTATGGGCAAATTATACTTGATCGTGTGTATGGGAAAGAAAATAGGGATCTAGAGGCTGGTTTTTTATTAAATCCGCAAACAGTTGAATTACATCTAGCAAAAATACGTAAGCAAAGGGATGACTGGGTAGGAAAAAATGCTGAGATGGCTATTTGGCTGCGAGAACAATTAAATATTTAAAATAATAGCTTTTTAATGTTATTTAAAGAAAATCCTTGTCTAGAGCCTAGAAAGGGAATTACTTTTTCTCCGAGCTCTTTTTTTCCTTAAAAAGGAGCTATTTTATTAAATATGATTGTGTAAGAAGCTAATTAAAAGGCTATAGGCAGCCCTATATACTAACACTTACTCTTAAAAAAACAGATCCTTCATAAAAAGCCATGAAGAAAAATTTGCCTTAAAAAAAATAGTTTTTCTTAAAGCTTATAATCTTAAAAATTTAAGTGCAATTAGCCAGGATATATAGGTATATAAATTCTATTTTTCTTAGGATGTATGTATAATCGATTAGCATGGTATATTCACACGATTTAAGAAAAAAAGCTTTGAATTATATAGAGAATGGCGGCTCCATGGTCACAGCTAGTGAGGTGTTTGGCGTAACAGTTCGCACCTTAACAAACTGGATTAAGCGGGAAAAACAAGGTTGTCTAGCTCCTAAAAAAAGGCGGCAGAGCCCCAGTAAAATTGATAGTGAAAAGCTAAAATTATATATAAAACAAACTCCTGATGCCTATCTTAGGGAAATAGCTGAGGCATTCGGAGTGACAATAGCTGCAGTTTTTTATGCCTGTAAAAGACTGAAAATCACTTTAAAAAAAAGACACCCTTCTACAAGGAAAGAGAGGAGAATAAGCGAGAGGAGTTTAGACAAAAGCTAGAAAACATTCCGGAAGAAAATAGAGTTTACATAGATGAAAGCGGGATAAATGCTTACTTACAGCGCTAACACGCAAGATCACTAATAGGAGAAAAGATTTATGGTGCTATAGCAGGTCGTTCATTTGCTAGAGAAAGCTTTATAGCAGCTAAATGCAAGTCTAAAATTTTAGCTCCTTTTTGTTATACAGATACTTGTCATTCTCTTTTGTTTAACTTTTGGCTAGAAAAAATATTGATACCCGAACTTAAAGTGGGGCAAGTTCTGATTATGGATAATGCTACCTTCCATAAATCGCAAG contains:
- a CDS encoding IS630 transposase-related protein translates to MVYSHDLRKKALNYIENGGSMVTASEVFGVTVRTLTNWIKREKQGCLAPKKRRQSPSKIDSEKLKLYIKQTPDAYLREIAEAFGVTIAAVFYACKRLKITLKKRHPSTRKERRISERSLDKS
- a CDS encoding transposase, whose protein sequence is MGEKIYGAIAGRSFARESFIAAKCKSKILAPFCYTDTCHSLLFNFWLEKILIPELKVGQVLIMDNATFHKSQATHELIKKAECEILFLPPYSPDLNPIETFWANFKKIVAANLSKSSTLAPTIDYFF